The DNA window AACCGAAAATCAGGCCTAAAAGAACTCCCAACCCTATAAATATTTGACCCATCACGATTAACAACCTAGACAATTTATTTCCTCCGCACCTAATATTTATTTATTACTTGTTCCAATACTTAAGCACCGCCGAGCACAACTTCACCAGTTGTTTTGTTCCACTGTAAACTTATACCCAATTGTTCACAGATGGTTTCAAGTGGGTACATTGTCGTATTGGACATGACTTGAATGTTCACGGTTTGACCCGTATTCTTACCATTCAATAACACTTCCGCTGGACTGCCTCCCTTAATCACCAGTGTTTTGTCCTCATAAGCAAATGTCTTGATTGAAGTCGAGCGTCCGTTTTGTTTGGGATCTAGTTCAGATTTGGAAGAAATCTTAACACCAAGTGCTTCAAATACACTTGTAAATGGTACATAGAGCTTTCCATTTATGATACCCGAAGTTCCGTAGAAGCTGATGCTTTGCCCCTTAACAGTCCATGAAAGAGGTGTCTGGACATTCACCGCATAAGCAGTCTCCTTTCCCTTATCAATAGTTGGAGAACCGCTACCCGTAGCCATTCCAGTATAATATCCATCCCCCCAGGCCATAAGCTTACCATCCTTACGCAACGCATAGCCAAATTGTCCCGTGCTTCCCCATATATCAGCTATGTTGCTAAGACTTTTAACTTGGAATGGTTTAGCCTTAGTTCCTGCGTTGTAGTTCCACTGCCAAATCGAACCGTTACTGTTAAGAGCATACAAACGTTTATAACCTGTTTGAATATTAGATATTCCTGTAAATCCACTAATCGTCGCCGTTTTCTTACTTTCTTCATTCCAGAGCGATACCGTGCCATTCTTGTTGAGTAAGAATGCATCTCTCCCGGAAGACACGATAGTGGAAATCGAGGACCGGATAGGTTGTACAGCGGGTAGTTCGTTCTCAGAACGATATCTCCCGTAAACGGTATTATATATGCTTAATGAACTAACCTTTCCATCACAGTCAAGAATCAGCACGGTATAGTCTAGAATTACCGCTGAACTTGCATTTGAAACCCCTTTTAAAGATACATATTTGGTGGTCACCGTCATGGGATCCGTGGGATCATGTGTCGGGTACCATAAAGTTGCTGTCCCATCGTTATGCACAGCTACTCCAGCAAACCCGTTTGTATCTATATTAGAAACCTGCTCTAATCCATCCATTTTGACGGGGAGACCACGTTTCTGGTACTGTAAGACAACATCTCCACTTACATAAGGAGAATAGCCATCTCCCCATGCCCATACTTCCCCATCCTTACTCAATGCAAATGAGATATCACGAGCTGCGGCAACCTGAACAATATTAGCTAATCCGTCAATTCGCTTCGGAACAAATTGATGAATACTTGTTCCGTCTCCGACTTGTCCGTATTTGTTGTAACCCCAGCCTGTCACAGTGCCATCACTCCATGCAGCAATACCGTGTCCGTCTCCACCTGCAACATTTACCGGAACCGGAACTGTTGAAGTAGCAGCGAACACCCCTTCTCCACTTATTAAGGCACAACTTCCGACAACCAGAATCGTGATCAACAGCTTGCCTATCCTACTGAATAATGACAACATGATCCCTCCATACTTTGGTATATATTTGTATATAATAACATGTTTTTAGAGACTCTTCTTCTTCAAACGGTAACAGTCACTTCCATTTATTTAATATATAAATTTCGTCCTTATCTGAATCATGTATTCCTATGATTTCATTACATCCAATCAATATATATTCAGTCCTATCTCTTTCGCTCATTCCTGTAATTTCTCTTGTTTCAATCTTCTTGCATTGAGTTTTATATTTCCCCTTATCTTTGCCACCATATTTATCTCTTGAACTATCGTAGGTATATTCAATTATGCCATTTTTGTATATTAAATCATTTAGAATTGGATCTCCTTCTTCAGTATAACTAGTTATTCTGATCTTACTTTCAACATCTTTTTTTATGTCTTCTATGAACTTATCGATTTTTTCAAAGTTTATTTCACCTGGAGGACCAGTAATAATATCACCGTTTTTCTTAGCTTCCTCGGATGAATATGAGTTATATGAGTTACATCCTGTCAGGAATAAAGCAAAAAGTAAGAAGGGATATAGTAATTTCATAGACACCTCCAATTTCACACTCCGGTGAACGATTCTGTATTCACGAAACGACCCAGCACTTAGATAGTTCTTATCTTAGGCTGGGTCATTTGTTGTCTGTTCTTTTTCCATGATTATACATATGATACAAGTGGCGGTAGCCCCACAGCGTGAATATAGTGTTAGATGATGTTGCTGACCTCTTTGAATTACTCAGGGTAGGCCATTGATGCTTCTATTAATTTTTCTTCTTCATCGAAAACTCTTAACACTCTTTCTATATCATTTGGTGGATCTATAATTACTCTGGATAA is part of the Paenibacillus segetis genome and encodes:
- a CDS encoding stalk domain-containing protein, which gives rise to MLSLFSRIGKLLITILVVGSCALISGEGVFAATSTVPVPVNVAGGDGHGIAAWSDGTVTGWGYNKYGQVGDGTSIHQFVPKRIDGLANIVQVAAARDISFALSKDGEVWAWGDGYSPYVSGDVVLQYQKRGLPVKMDGLEQVSNIDTNGFAGVAVHNDGTATLWYPTHDPTDPMTVTTKYVSLKGVSNASSAVILDYTVLILDCDGKVSSLSIYNTVYGRYRSENELPAVQPIRSSISTIVSSGRDAFLLNKNGTVSLWNEESKKTATISGFTGISNIQTGYKRLYALNSNGSIWQWNYNAGTKAKPFQVKSLSNIADIWGSTGQFGYALRKDGKLMAWGDGYYTGMATGSGSPTIDKGKETAYAVNVQTPLSWTVKGQSISFYGTSGIINGKLYVPFTSVFEALGVKISSKSELDPKQNGRSTSIKTFAYEDKTLVIKGGSPAEVLLNGKNTGQTVNIQVMSNTTMYPLETICEQLGISLQWNKTTGEVVLGGA
- a CDS encoding DUF4362 domain-containing protein encodes the protein MKLLYPFLLFALFLTGCNSYNSYSSEEAKKNGDIITGPPGEINFEKIDKFIEDIKKDVESKIRITSYTEEGDPILNDLIYKNGIIEYTYDSSRDKYGGKDKGKYKTQCKKIETREITGMSERDRTEYILIGCNEIIGIHDSDKDEIYILNKWK